A genomic window from Haladaptatus caseinilyticus includes:
- a CDS encoding glutaredoxin family protein — protein sequence MSVETTEPAITLYRLQACPYCERVVRKLQEYDLPYQSRFIEPMHSDRNVVKRISGKRTVPAIVDENTGVTMSESANIVEYLEGTYGGEN from the coding sequence ATGAGCGTCGAGACGACAGAACCGGCAATCACACTGTATCGATTGCAAGCGTGTCCCTACTGCGAGCGTGTGGTTCGAAAGTTACAGGAGTACGACCTCCCCTACCAGTCGCGATTTATAGAGCCGATGCACTCCGACCGAAACGTCGTCAAGCGCATCAGTGGGAAACGAACCGTTCCCGCCATCGTGGACGAGAACACGGGTGTGACGATGAGCGAGAGCGCGAACATCGTGGAGTACCTCGAAGGCACGTACGGGGGCGAAAACTGA
- a CDS encoding conditioned medium-induced protein 4: protein MDKKTEELRDIFMDVTDEETVTEKQEETHGSLSSEEKVDERLREVIEEMRGQYDFGTSLTDEELVTVVRQFSAGNNDDEIADELGDDSLAETVSRARIDLHLFRESDTDAPFEIADLKDCLVDEMSVTDCAARLDASEATVRRYRQVIEAKDEARSVNQQYINEFENILQDRELSDRMTQDIQQDGLDDATEGMETNVSF, encoded by the coding sequence ATGGATAAGAAAACTGAGGAACTCCGAGACATTTTCATGGATGTGACCGACGAGGAGACGGTTACGGAAAAGCAGGAGGAGACACACGGGTCGCTTAGCTCGGAGGAGAAGGTAGACGAACGACTGCGCGAGGTAATAGAGGAGATGCGCGGGCAGTACGATTTCGGTACATCGCTCACCGACGAGGAACTGGTGACCGTCGTCCGACAATTCTCTGCGGGCAACAATGACGACGAAATCGCGGACGAACTGGGAGACGATTCGCTCGCCGAAACCGTCTCTCGAGCGCGAATCGACCTCCATCTCTTCCGTGAGTCCGACACCGATGCACCGTTCGAGATTGCGGACCTCAAAGATTGCCTCGTAGACGAGATGAGCGTCACCGACTGTGCCGCCAGGCTCGATGCGAGTGAAGCCACTGTTCGGCGGTACCGGCAGGTCATCGAGGCGAAAGACGAAGCACGGTCGGTCAACCAACAGTATATCAACGAGTTCGAGAACATTCTCCAAGACCGAGAACTATCCGACCGGATGACACAAGACATCCAGCAGGACGGATTGGACGACGCGACGGAGGGGATGGAGACGAACGTTTCCTTCTAA
- a CDS encoding CRISPR-associated protein Cas4 translates to MSKVPFSELATATYCPRKLYYQRRDDIEIPELVVERRQLAFEYDALLDADVADLTDRPIAVSPEQFRSNLERATECGAWSELVSPTDRELLVDGKDCRGIVHKVLNLETPVPSMVFTGEPPDHGVWEPQSVRAVAAAKALSWEHEQAVERAFVEYPAYGIVRELLLGTRRKAAYHRALRTARAIDGPPPRLKNRSKCESCDYRTECGVKTRSLRSLLGG, encoded by the coding sequence GTGTCGAAGGTACCCTTCAGCGAACTCGCGACCGCCACGTACTGCCCGAGAAAGCTCTACTATCAGCGACGGGACGACATCGAAATCCCGGAACTCGTGGTCGAACGGCGACAACTCGCCTTCGAGTACGATGCTCTGCTTGACGCGGACGTTGCCGACCTGACTGACCGCCCGATTGCAGTTTCGCCGGAGCAGTTCCGTTCGAATCTCGAACGAGCGACCGAATGTGGTGCGTGGTCGGAACTCGTTTCGCCTACCGACCGCGAACTACTGGTCGACGGGAAAGACTGCCGCGGAATCGTCCACAAAGTTTTGAATTTGGAAACTCCCGTTCCGTCGATGGTTTTCACCGGCGAGCCTCCCGACCATGGGGTTTGGGAGCCACAGAGCGTCCGTGCCGTGGCCGCTGCAAAGGCACTATCGTGGGAGCACGAGCAAGCCGTCGAACGTGCGTTCGTCGAATATCCTGCATACGGCATCGTCCGCGAACTCCTACTCGGAACCCGGCGCAAGGCCGCCTATCACCGCGCACTCCGTACTGCTCGTGCTATCGATGGCCCACCACCGCGATTGAAAAATCGGTCGAAATGTGAATCCTGCGACTACCGAACCGAGTGTGGCGTGAAAACTCGGTCGCTTCGGTCACTCCTCGGCGGCTAA
- a CDS encoding energy-coupling factor transporter transmembrane component T family protein: MTLAYRATGSFAEGLDPRVKLLFQTAFAFAAFAHTTPRGLAMLSALVAAVFFWAGTPPFWVIREFRYVFPFLLGGPLFATLTLGPPWIVPGKIVAPALASYRVCLVLCVSAAYVRTTPVRESRAAIQWLVPGRAGQFLGMGVAFVFRFFPVLQSDLRAIREAMKSRLGEKRALTERMEIIGSAGLTRAFSRADTFSLALRARCFAWNPTLPLLSVSRSDVPIFCLVCVLFGWSFV; the protein is encoded by the coding sequence ATGACGTTGGCGTATCGCGCAACCGGATCGTTCGCGGAAGGTCTCGATCCTCGAGTGAAACTCCTCTTTCAGACTGCCTTCGCGTTCGCCGCGTTTGCACATACGACACCGCGTGGGCTCGCGATGCTGAGTGCACTGGTCGCGGCGGTGTTTTTCTGGGCAGGTACACCGCCGTTTTGGGTGATTCGCGAGTTCCGGTACGTCTTTCCGTTTTTGCTTGGCGGACCTCTATTTGCAACTCTCACGCTCGGACCGCCGTGGATAGTTCCGGGCAAGATCGTCGCGCCCGCACTGGCCAGCTATCGCGTTTGTCTCGTTCTATGCGTCAGCGCAGCCTACGTCCGGACGACGCCTGTTCGGGAGTCACGGGCGGCGATTCAGTGGCTCGTTCCCGGCCGCGCCGGTCAATTTTTAGGAATGGGTGTCGCCTTCGTCTTTCGGTTTTTCCCGGTCTTACAGTCGGATCTTCGTGCGATTCGAGAGGCTATGAAGTCTCGTCTCGGAGAGAAACGCGCACTCACGGAACGAATGGAAATCATCGGGTCGGCAGGGTTGACCCGAGCGTTCTCACGCGCGGACACCTTTTCACTCGCCCTTCGTGCTCGCTGTTTTGCATGGAATCCAACCCTTCCCCTGCTATCGGTTTCTCGCAGCGACGTGCCGATTTTCTGTCTCGTCTGTGTGCTCTTCGGCTGGTCATTCGTATAA
- a CDS encoding universal stress protein: MDVLVPIDGSECSFRALDFAVQFAGQFDAALHVVHFSDEATDATDEILTRAREVLEEGGVKTDPELATDKQLEFRPSERVGENVLKMVEKNGYDHVIMGHHESGTIDRAILGSAAETIVRAEKVPVTIVP, translated from the coding sequence ATGGACGTACTCGTTCCTATCGACGGTTCCGAGTGTAGTTTTCGCGCATTAGATTTTGCAGTGCAGTTTGCCGGCCAGTTCGACGCGGCGCTTCACGTCGTTCACTTTTCGGACGAAGCGACGGACGCCACCGACGAAATCCTCACCCGTGCTCGTGAGGTGCTCGAGGAGGGGGGTGTCAAAACGGACCCAGAACTGGCGACGGACAAACAACTAGAGTTCCGACCATCGGAGCGTGTCGGCGAAAACGTACTCAAGATGGTGGAAAAGAACGGATACGATCACGTCATCATGGGTCACCACGAGTCGGGGACCATCGATCGGGCCATCCTTGGAAGTGCTGCCGAGACTATCGTCCGAGCCGAAAAAGTACCAGTAACTATCGTTCCATAG
- a CDS encoding peptidoglycan DD-metalloendopeptidase family protein, which produces MSDKFSRRKFLNASGSAVLGGTVLAASTDSAAAHYTGLPIYTTDNLNVRSGPGTNYGVVATAEQYTGGYIIDGPVNSDGYTWWKIQFNGDGNNGRVTGWSVERYTAHADFSYPVVGQVSQEYKSGHAALDIAADTGTPVVASREGTVDVTGYESGGCGYYIKVGHGAGYQTMYCHLSDIHVSEGQSVGRHQHIGDCGSTGNSTGPHVHFTVEQNGAHQYVAGDLYDEIDDKTGIAKNYSGIGSF; this is translated from the coding sequence ATGTCAGACAAGTTCAGCCGACGGAAGTTCCTCAACGCATCAGGTAGCGCAGTCCTTGGCGGGACGGTGCTCGCCGCATCGACCGACAGCGCAGCGGCGCACTACACCGGCCTTCCGATTTATACGACCGACAACCTCAACGTTCGAAGTGGACCGGGAACGAACTACGGTGTCGTTGCAACTGCCGAGCAGTATACTGGCGGTTACATCATCGACGGACCCGTGAACAGCGACGGCTACACGTGGTGGAAAATCCAGTTCAACGGCGACGGCAACAACGGCCGAGTGACTGGTTGGTCCGTGGAACGGTACACTGCGCACGCCGACTTCTCGTACCCAGTCGTCGGACAGGTGAGCCAAGAGTACAAGAGTGGCCACGCCGCACTCGACATCGCCGCCGACACCGGAACGCCCGTCGTTGCCTCCCGTGAGGGAACCGTGGACGTGACCGGCTACGAATCCGGAGGGTGCGGCTACTACATCAAAGTCGGCCACGGTGCTGGCTACCAGACGATGTACTGCCACCTGAGCGATATCCACGTTTCCGAAGGCCAGAGCGTCGGCCGTCACCAACACATCGGTGACTGTGGTAGTACCGGGAACAGCACCGGGCCCCACGTCCACTTCACCGTCGAGCAGAACGGAGCACACCAATACGTCGCCGGCGACTTGTACGACGAAATCGACGACAAGACGGGTATCGCGAAGAACTACAGCGGTATCGGGTCGTTCTAA
- a CDS encoding Sjogren's syndrome/scleroderma autoantigen 1 family protein has translation MSDFDKEAEREKLRQQYEADKEERKATQRMSELLLQGATMTGKHCDTCGDPIFRQNGTEFCPTCQQQQPAAESPTENASNEGTREGTNQANEETATEASTAENSTNIEVEESGAATADQPGKSEQSPGPSHHHPRSPPKQSGAPYGHSSESGTGVEQGGGAGDLTDARNALVRKLTRLATEAERTDDVGRARELLVATREAAEAVTAIDRAKQ, from the coding sequence ATGAGCGACTTCGATAAGGAAGCAGAGCGGGAGAAACTCCGCCAGCAATACGAAGCGGACAAGGAGGAGCGGAAGGCGACGCAGCGGATGAGCGAACTACTGTTGCAAGGGGCGACGATGACCGGAAAACATTGCGACACTTGCGGCGACCCCATTTTCCGCCAGAACGGAACCGAGTTCTGTCCGACCTGCCAACAGCAACAACCCGCCGCGGAATCGCCGACGGAGAACGCATCGAACGAAGGGACACGGGAGGGAACGAATCAGGCGAACGAAGAAACGGCCACGGAAGCGTCAACAGCCGAAAATTCGACGAATATCGAAGTCGAGGAATCCGGAGCAGCAACAGCCGATCAGCCGGGGAAATCCGAGCAGTCACCGGGACCATCGCATCACCATCCGCGTTCGCCACCGAAACAAAGTGGTGCGCCGTACGGTCACAGTTCGGAATCGGGAACCGGCGTAGAACAAGGAGGTGGCGCAGGTGACCTCACCGACGCCAGAAATGCGCTCGTTCGAAAGCTCACACGACTTGCAACCGAGGCAGAACGGACGGATGATGTCGGACGTGCTCGCGAACTACTTGTCGCAACGCGCGAAGCGGCGGAGGCAGTGACGGCAATAGACCGAGCGAAACAGTAA
- a CDS encoding L-threonylcarbamoyladenylate synthase, with the protein MDDIEQAVSAIQDGNLVVYPTETVYGLGADALDPDAIERVFEAKRRAREKPISLAVPDVDTALSHVRLTEREREFMDEFLPGPVTVLCEKRDSVPDVLTAGRSRVGVRIPDHERALELLQHVAPITSTSANVSGRASVTRVSDLDTEIREATAVVIDGGETGGTGSTVVNVERSTIVRRGELADEIEAWLAAEE; encoded by the coding sequence ATGGACGACATAGAACAGGCAGTAAGCGCCATCCAAGACGGAAATCTCGTCGTCTATCCCACCGAGACGGTGTACGGTCTCGGTGCAGACGCACTCGACCCAGACGCAATCGAGCGAGTGTTCGAGGCGAAACGACGGGCGCGGGAAAAACCGATTTCACTCGCAGTGCCGGACGTGGACACCGCACTCTCACACGTTCGACTGACGGAGCGAGAACGGGAGTTCATGGACGAGTTTCTGCCAGGGCCGGTAACCGTTCTCTGTGAGAAACGGGACTCCGTCCCGGATGTACTCACGGCTGGTCGCTCACGGGTCGGTGTCCGGATCCCCGACCACGAGCGAGCGTTGGAACTGCTCCAGCACGTCGCTCCGATTACCAGCACGAGCGCGAACGTGAGCGGGCGAGCGAGCGTGACGCGCGTCAGCGACCTCGATACAGAAATTCGAGAGGCGACTGCTGTCGTCATCGACGGCGGCGAAACCGGTGGAACCGGAAGCACCGTCGTGAATGTCGAACGATCGACTATCGTTCGGCGTGGCGAACTCGCCGACGAAATTGAGGCATGGTTAGCCGCCGAGGAGTGA
- a CDS encoding energy-coupling factor ABC transporter ATP-binding protein, protein MISTRGLVHRFGDTTALDDVSLTIPDGQFVVVAGPNGSGKTTLVRHFNGLLTPDDGDVLVDGMSIEDDLVAARTSVGMVFQHPRDTFVSATVGADVAFGPENLGLSHEEIDRRVETALSAVGMEGRRDARIDSLSGGECQRVAIAGALAMEPAHLVLDEPFTGLDAPARDSVVAHLEHCSAEGTGFVVVTHDLRDVWSLADRIVALRGGSVAVDGKPDEVASDIAELGIQLP, encoded by the coding sequence ATGATATCGACACGAGGTCTGGTTCATCGTTTCGGTGATACGACCGCACTCGACGACGTTTCCCTCACGATTCCCGACGGACAGTTCGTCGTCGTCGCGGGACCGAACGGGAGCGGAAAGACCACACTCGTCCGGCATTTTAATGGCTTACTCACGCCCGATGACGGGGATGTCCTGGTCGATGGGATGTCCATCGAAGACGACCTCGTAGCCGCACGAACGAGCGTCGGCATGGTGTTTCAACATCCCCGCGATACCTTCGTCTCGGCGACCGTTGGTGCGGATGTGGCTTTCGGTCCCGAAAATCTCGGCCTCTCACACGAGGAAATCGACCGCCGTGTCGAAACTGCCCTTTCCGCGGTCGGGATGGAAGGCAGACGAGATGCCCGAATCGATTCGCTTTCGGGCGGCGAATGTCAGCGTGTCGCTATCGCAGGTGCGTTGGCGATGGAACCGGCCCACCTCGTGCTGGACGAACCGTTCACCGGACTGGACGCGCCAGCACGTGATTCCGTCGTCGCTCATCTCGAACACTGTTCCGCCGAAGGGACCGGATTCGTCGTCGTCACGCACGACCTCCGGGACGTTTGGTCGCTCGCCGACCGAATCGTCGCGCTGCGTGGTGGATCGGTCGCGGTCGATGGAAAACCAGACGAGGTCGCATCCGATATCGCCGAACTCGGTATTCAGCTACCATGA
- a CDS encoding hemolysin family protein → MTLSPILVVLAQTAPPDSMFGVPISDSIIQWGGIIAIIVLLGLSAFFSSSEIAMFSLAKHRVEALVEDGVDGAKTVDSLKSDPHRLLVTILVGNNIVNIAMSSLATALVGLYLDNPGIAVLVSTFGITSLVLLFGESAPKSYAVENTESWALRIAKPLKYSEYLLLPLVVLFDYLTRAINRVTGGRSAIETSYVTRDEIQDMIQTGEREGVIEEDEREMLDRIFRFNNTIAKEVMTPRLDMTAVPQDAEIDEAIETLVQAGHERVPVYEGSLDNVIGIVTVRDLVREKDYSEAGDNLKLSNLIQPTLHVPESKNVDELLTEMRENRMQMVIVIDEFGTTEGLVTMEDMVEEIVGEILDGEEEEPIEYIDDDTVIVRGEVNIDEVNDAMDIDLPEGEEFETIAGFIFNRAGRLVEEGEDIDYEGVRLHVEQVENTRIMKARIKRLEDYEVESDSVEEGVESSAE, encoded by the coding sequence ATGACACTCTCCCCGATACTGGTCGTCCTTGCGCAGACTGCTCCACCCGATAGTATGTTTGGCGTTCCAATCTCCGATTCGATTATTCAGTGGGGTGGAATCATCGCAATTATCGTTCTGCTCGGCCTGTCTGCTTTTTTCTCCTCGTCGGAGATCGCGATGTTCTCGCTCGCGAAGCATCGAGTCGAGGCGCTCGTGGAAGACGGTGTGGATGGCGCAAAAACCGTCGATTCCCTCAAAAGCGACCCTCATCGTCTGCTCGTGACGATTCTCGTCGGCAACAACATCGTCAACATCGCGATGTCCTCGCTGGCCACGGCGCTCGTCGGACTGTATCTCGACAATCCCGGCATCGCCGTCCTCGTCTCGACGTTCGGCATCACGTCGCTCGTGCTGCTCTTCGGCGAGAGTGCACCGAAGTCCTACGCGGTCGAAAATACGGAGTCATGGGCGCTCAGAATTGCAAAGCCGCTCAAGTACTCCGAATACCTCCTCCTCCCGCTCGTTGTCCTGTTCGATTATCTCACCCGCGCCATCAACCGCGTCACCGGCGGCCGGTCGGCGATCGAGACGTCGTACGTCACGCGCGACGAAATCCAGGACATGATTCAGACGGGTGAGCGCGAAGGCGTCATCGAGGAGGACGAACGCGAGATGCTGGACAGGATATTTCGGTTCAACAACACCATCGCGAAGGAGGTGATGACTCCTCGTCTGGATATGACCGCCGTACCACAGGATGCGGAAATCGACGAGGCGATCGAAACCCTCGTTCAGGCGGGTCACGAGCGTGTGCCGGTGTACGAAGGGAGCCTGGACAACGTCATTGGCATCGTCACGGTTCGCGACCTCGTGCGCGAGAAGGACTACAGTGAAGCCGGTGACAACCTCAAACTCAGCAATCTGATTCAGCCGACGCTTCACGTCCCCGAGAGCAAAAACGTGGACGAACTGCTCACCGAAATGCGCGAAAACCGGATGCAGATGGTCATCGTCATCGACGAGTTCGGAACCACGGAAGGACTCGTCACCATGGAGGACATGGTCGAGGAAATCGTTGGTGAGATCCTCGACGGGGAGGAAGAGGAACCGATCGAGTATATCGACGACGACACGGTCATCGTTCGCGGCGAGGTCAACATCGACGAAGTGAACGATGCGATGGACATCGATCTGCCGGAGGGTGAGGAGTTCGAGACGATTGCCGGGTTCATCTTCAACCGTGCGGGCAGGCTCGTGGAGGAAGGCGAGGACATCGACTACGAGGGCGTGCGCCTCCACGTCGAACAGGTGGAAAACACCCGTATCATGAAGGCTCGAATCAAGCGTCTCGAAGACTACGAGGTCGAATCGGATTCGGTAGAAGAGGGCGTCGAGTCGAGTGCGGAGTAA
- a CDS encoding M23 family metallopeptidase, translating to MGNKLTRRQILKGTGAAILGTAGVTATTNTAAAHTIGTASYTTDNLNVRSGVGTENSVVATAEKYTGMHTVDGPWNEDGYTWWEVETNGDSDNGRVRGYAVEQYQAHADFSFPATGYVSSDYGQRSSGFHGGVDIANDTGTYIYSSRAGTAYTRYEAGGCGNYIVIDHGGGYETLYCHLNDFAVSNGEYVGRHEHIGYMGSTGNSTGPHVHFEVNYNNEEQFVTGDQGEEVYAKSGMPKNYSGI from the coding sequence ATGGGAAATAAACTGACCCGACGGCAGATACTGAAAGGAACAGGCGCAGCAATCCTCGGCACGGCAGGCGTGACAGCAACCACCAACACGGCCGCCGCGCACACCATTGGGACTGCATCCTACACGACAGACAATCTCAACGTCCGCAGTGGCGTCGGCACCGAAAACAGCGTCGTCGCTACCGCCGAGAAATACACTGGAATGCACACCGTTGACGGTCCGTGGAACGAAGACGGCTATACCTGGTGGGAAGTCGAAACCAACGGCGACAGCGACAACGGTCGAGTCCGCGGCTATGCAGTAGAACAGTACCAGGCTCATGCTGACTTCTCGTTCCCGGCAACGGGATACGTCTCCTCGGACTACGGCCAGCGGTCAAGCGGGTTCCACGGCGGCGTTGATATCGCCAACGACACCGGTACGTACATCTACTCCTCACGCGCCGGTACCGCTTATACGCGCTACGAAGCAGGCGGCTGTGGGAACTACATCGTTATCGACCACGGTGGAGGTTACGAAACCCTCTACTGCCACCTGAACGATTTCGCCGTGTCGAACGGCGAGTACGTGGGTCGCCACGAGCACATCGGTTACATGGGAAGTACCGGTAACAGCACCGGTCCGCACGTCCACTTCGAAGTCAACTACAACAACGAAGAGCAGTTCGTCACCGGCGACCAGGGCGAAGAAGTGTATGCCAAGTCAGGAATGCCGAAAAACTACAGCGGAATCTAA
- a CDS encoding redoxin domain-containing protein, which translates to MADFDVVELGEANHPEVGETAPDFTRPLVNEEFWEDTALSDITDEGATLLVFYTMDGGFPATYIWNELRERAWDETNDVQIVGLSISTPYEHKTLIEEREMDYQLFSDPGNEVAEKYGISFDMDGMAGISEPRPAVFLLDEGGIIEYAWVATEWPDFPDYDEIERAIEDR; encoded by the coding sequence ATGGCCGACTTCGATGTCGTGGAACTCGGCGAAGCGAACCACCCCGAAGTCGGGGAGACGGCGCCGGACTTCACGCGGCCGCTTGTCAACGAGGAGTTTTGGGAGGATACGGCTCTTTCGGATATAACCGACGAGGGAGCGACATTGCTCGTATTCTACACCATGGATGGCGGGTTCCCGGCGACGTACATTTGGAACGAACTACGTGAGCGGGCGTGGGACGAGACCAACGACGTTCAAATCGTTGGGCTGTCGATTTCGACGCCGTACGAGCACAAAACGCTCATCGAAGAGCGCGAAATGGATTACCAACTGTTCAGTGATCCGGGCAATGAAGTTGCGGAGAAGTACGGCATTAGCTTCGATATGGATGGGATGGCTGGCATCAGTGAGCCTCGACCAGCCGTCTTTTTGCTAGATGAAGGCGGAATAATCGAATACGCGTGGGTAGCAACGGAGTGGCCCGACTTCCCGGATTACGACGAAATCGAGCGTGCTATCGAAGACCGATAG
- a CDS encoding biotin transporter BioY, with the protein MSTETGSVELVGEQTVGNIARTALFAAVIGAFAQVSFPNPLAPAIPITLQVLGVFLAGIFLGPLWGSASMVLYLVAGSVGAPVFAGGSAGFVELVGLTGGYLLSYPVAAFVIGVVVHGSTTLSDPKRVNVFRLVAGLVAGTVIIYAFGTLGFSYVGNYGLTEAFMLSAVAFIPFEAFKIAAAVGIVRSDRITAE; encoded by the coding sequence ATGTCAACGGAAACCGGCTCGGTCGAACTGGTCGGCGAACAGACCGTCGGAAACATCGCGCGAACGGCGCTGTTCGCGGCGGTTATCGGCGCGTTCGCACAGGTATCGTTCCCCAACCCACTCGCACCGGCGATACCCATCACCTTGCAGGTACTCGGCGTGTTCCTCGCCGGAATCTTCCTGGGTCCACTCTGGGGCTCGGCGTCGATGGTTCTCTACCTCGTCGCGGGTTCGGTCGGCGCGCCCGTCTTCGCCGGCGGCTCCGCGGGCTTCGTCGAACTGGTCGGACTGACCGGTGGCTATTTGCTCTCGTATCCCGTCGCCGCCTTCGTGATCGGTGTCGTCGTCCACGGCAGTACGACGCTCAGTGACCCGAAACGAGTGAACGTCTTTCGACTCGTCGCTGGACTGGTCGCCGGAACCGTCATCATCTACGCCTTCGGGACGCTCGGATTCTCGTACGTCGGAAACTACGGATTGACCGAGGCGTTCATGCTCTCGGCAGTCGCGTTCATCCCTTTCGAGGCGTTCAAAATCGCCGCCGCGGTCGGTATCGTTCGAAGCGACCGCATTACCGCCGAATGA